The Neoarius graeffei isolate fNeoGra1 chromosome 25, fNeoGra1.pri, whole genome shotgun sequence genome includes a region encoding these proteins:
- the tpst2 gene encoding protein-tyrosine sulfotransferase 2, which translates to MRLSVRRGFILLLCLFGVYTTLKALHHTLMCQSGYAHNLRVSVLVKGSNQTQYHYTQDSPVLFVGGVPRSGTTLMRAMLDAHPDIRCGEETRVIPRLLALRHGWRRSGEDRWALDEEEITQDILDSATAAFLLEVIARHGEPAPLLCNKDPFTLKSSIYLSKLFPNSKFLLMVRDGRASVHSMISRQVTIAGFDLSSYRDCLSKWSQAIEVMLFQCTLVGSTRCLTIHYENLVLQPRTTMVKVLDFLNVPWHEGVLHHEEAIGQPGGVSLSRIERSTDQVIKPVNLEALTRWVGHIPADVLNDMDNIAPMLYKLGYDPTANPPDYGQPDPEVIQNTERVLKGDFKPPASLKRSSQESMT; encoded by the exons ATGCGGCTGTCTGTTCGACGGGGATTCATACTGCTATTGTGTCTATTTGGAGTGTATACCACTTTGAAAGCACTGCACCATACGCTTATGTGCCAGAGTGGATATGCTCATAACCTAAGAGTGTCAGTACTAGTTAAAGGGAGCAATCAGACCCAATACCACTAcacccaggactctccagtgctgtTTGTTGGTGGAGTACCTCGCTCAGGGACTACTCTGATGCGTGCCATGCTTGATGCCCACCCGGATATTCGTTGTGGAGAGGAGACCCGGGTAATCCCCCGGCTTCTGGCTCTGCGCCATGGCTGGAGGAGGTCGGGAGAAGACCGCTGGGCACTGGATGAAGAGGAAATCACCCAGGACATCCTGGACTCAGCCACAGCTGCCTTCTTGCTTGAGGTTATTGCTCGTCATGGTGAGCCTGCACCACTGCTCTGCAATAAGGACCCATTTACGCTGAAGAGCTCCATCTACCTCTCAAAATTATTTCCCAA CTCAAAGTTTCTTCTTATGGTACGTGATGGTCGGGCCTCAGTGCACTCTATGATCTCAAGACAAGTTACAATTGCTGGTTTTGACCTTTCCAGCTACAGGGACTGCCTTAGCAAGTGGAGCCAAGCAATTGAGGTCATGCTATTTCAGTGCACACTGGTAGGTTCTACACGCTGTCTGACCATTCACTATGAAAATTTGGTCCTGCAGCCACGCACCACAATGGTGAAAGTGCTGGACTTCTTGAATGTACCATGGCATGAGGGGGTACTTCACCATGAAGAAGCTATTGGACAGCCTGGAGGGGTTTCTTTATCTCG AATCGAGCGCTCCACTGACCAGGTCATCAAACCAGTTAACCTAGAGGCACTCACTCGCTGGGTAGGCCACATTCCAGCTGATGTTCTAAACGATATGGACAATATTGCTCCAATGCTTTACAAGCTGGGTTATGACCCCACGGCCAATCCCCCAGACTATGGCCAACCAGATCCTGAAGTGATTCAGAACACAGAAAGG GTGCTCAAAGGAGATTTTAAGCCTCCAGCAAGTTTGAAAAGATCATCACAAGAAAGTATGACATAA